In Arthrobacter sp. Marseille-P9274, the sequence GACGACGGCGGAACCGCGCTTTCGCCGTCGTCCTAACTTTTGGCTTCCGTGCCAGAGTGCGACCCGGCAGGGGTTTCGTCGATACCCGCGGCGAGAAGTTCCCGCAGGCCCTCGCGGAACTTGACCTTGCCGCCGTGGGCCGGATGCCGGACCTTCGGGGCGCTGCGGCCGCTGGCGAGGACGCTGCGGTGGCCGATGTTGCCGACGGCGATGACGTTCCCGATCCCGAAGATCCGGGCCAGTTCCTGCCACAGCGGCAGCCCGGTCCGGATCTCGGCGGTCGACGGCGTGCGGTTGGAGAGCGGCCGGCCCGGCTGGTGCGGATGCAGCGGGTAGGCGCTCCAGAGCAGCGGCAGGAAATCGAGTTCCGCCAGCACGTCCCACATCACCGTGGCCGTGGGTTCGGCGGCGACCGTGCCGGCGTCCGGCGGCAGGACGTAACCCTTCTCGGGGCCGAACAGGCCGAACGGGTCCGCTCGGCCCTCGATGATGGCGGGGTTGCTGAACGGCACGCCGGTCATGCGCATGCCGCGGTAGCCGGGAGCCTCCCCGACCAGCAGGACCGAGGGCCGGCGTTCCAGCATCTCCAGCAGGTACAGCTCGAGGTTCCGGCGCCGCAGGGCATTGCCGGCGTCGCTGTAGTCGAAGAAGTTGGTGCTGGCGGGGCCGGTTTCCGTGCGGGCCAGCAGTTCGACGAACGCCCGGACCGGCTTTTTCGCTGACATGCTCCGACGTTATCGCTTCCCGCGCCGCAGCCCCGGGGAATCGACGCCCGGACCGGTGTCGGACGGGCCGGCGGCAGGCGGGTTGCGGATCCCCCAGGCCGAGATGAGCCCTCCGGCGATCGCCAGGACAGCCACGACGACCATCACCCGGCGAAACCCTCCGCCGTCGAGCGCTCCGCCGAGGATCACGCCGGCAAACGCCACGGCGATCAGCCCGGCAATGCGCGAGACGGCATTGTTGATGGCGGAACCGATCCCGCTCTCCCCCGGTCCCACGGCCGCGAGGATGCCGGCGGTCAGCGGCGCGACGGTGATGGCGAGGCCCAGCCCGCACACCAGCAGGCCGGGCAGCATCCGGGCCGGGAAATCCAGGGGCATGCCTGCCCCCGTCATCAGCAGATAGCCGGCGCCGAGCACCATCGGGCCCGCCGCCATGAAGATCCGCGGGCCGTACTTCCCGGCCAGTCCGCCGAAGGTGCCGGAGAGCAGCAGCATCAGCACGGCGACGGGAATCGTGGCCAAGCCGGCCTGCGTCGCCGAGAATCCCCCGACCTGCTGCAGGAACAGCACAATCATCAGCATGCCCAGCGACAGCGCGGCGTAGATGAACGCCGTCGCGATGTTTCCTACACCGAAGTTGCGGACTTTGAACAGCCGCAGCGGCATCATCGGATGGGCGGTGCGGCCCTCCCACCACAGGAAGGCGGCGAAGGACGCCAGCCCCAGGACCAGGGAACCCGCGATGCCCGGATGGGTCCAGCCCAACCGCTGATGCTCGATCAGCGCGAAGACCACCCCGG encodes:
- a CDS encoding MFS transporter, which codes for MPSSPRGRTRTGADDEALMSRRVRGNHRSAANDRLDPALRPVLWAAILASFIAFLDGAIVNVALPAIGEDLGGGLALQQWVVDAYLLTLAALILIAGSLSDSFGRIRILRLGLVLFGAASLACALAPTGAALIASRAVQGAGGALLVPSSLALIMSSYQGAAQARAIGIWTGWTGTSAIAGPLLGGLLVDLSSWRWIFAINVLPIAVTLAILGRLKAGPSVRNRPPVDLAGALLAAFGLAGVVFALIEHQRLGWTHPGIAGSLVLGLASFAAFLWWEGRTAHPMMPLRLFKVRNFGVGNIATAFIYAALSLGMLMIVLFLQQVGGFSATQAGLATIPVAVLMLLLSGTFGGLAGKYGPRIFMAAGPMVLGAGYLLMTGAGMPLDFPARMLPGLLVCGLGLAITVAPLTAGILAAVGPGESGIGSAINNAVSRIAGLIAVAFAGVILGGALDGGGFRRVMVVVAVLAIAGGLISAWGIRNPPAAGPSDTGPGVDSPGLRRGKR
- a CDS encoding uracil-DNA glycosylase → MSAKKPVRAFVELLARTETGPASTNFFDYSDAGNALRRRNLELYLLEMLERRPSVLLVGEAPGYRGMRMTGVPFSNPAIIEGRADPFGLFGPEKGYVLPPDAGTVAAEPTATVMWDVLAELDFLPLLWSAYPLHPHQPGRPLSNRTPSTAEIRTGLPLWQELARIFGIGNVIAVGNIGHRSVLASGRSAPKVRHPAHGGKVKFREGLRELLAAGIDETPAGSHSGTEAKS